In Lineus longissimus chromosome 9, tnLinLong1.2, whole genome shotgun sequence, one genomic interval encodes:
- the LOC135493279 gene encoding transcription initiation factor TFIID subunit 1-like isoform X4, protein MESDDDHDHDHDHDDGEHSFDGDRSLEHHPEQETSKVSAPLTGFLFGNINKNFELEPQDYLDEEARGHLGQLSSLGGIAPMVKEITEDAKTDGDSEDAESPASEVAEKADTAIDYSDITEVAEDTSEDYSRAMHSLKAPQSNDQDDYDDSDDKAAMPPPTWLPPGGKSDTKSEKKIDGQELDKDGKPIVTPLGAMLPPQLKGLDVHKFFPEFKEGKVLRFSKLFRPAHVPHMWKRRVKKKKEEPDKKKPEKKDEKKLDGVEVKKELADSSEGRLDHDKLDTESGVVKMEVDEEEKNSIADEDFWFDLDWGRPPNPEEVESDDEDKMMRVKEEEQADLKTEEGEEEHPDRPRIAEWRFGPAALWYNMVGIDETGHGFDYGFKLKSENNEPEENALPPVDVPPPDIPDEAFNMVSQVQWEEDIIWNGEEVRQKVMQSQKQRAASAGWIPSSNVRTQTQFAQQSKLGPNVIFPSGQMKNPFQMYGQKGLLKPPGQQDDGMQENEDGTFYSIFPIENHDLIYGSWEEDIIWDAENMDTIPEPSVLTLDPNDENIILGIPEDRDPSQPQETSQVKKEKEVRKSKILLGKAGIIKEEEEEEEEEPEVQNKDPFNMSNDEYYNPKLSLDNALRTNLGGSLIQHSIPALELRQPFFPTHMGPMKLRTFHRPPLKKYSHGALATSNPQPVLPLLKQIRRKAKLRDQERSASGGGEMFFMRTPQDLTGMDGDLILAEFSEEFPPLIMQVGMATKIKNYYKRKPGKDHNPPTFKYGELAYAHTSPFLGSQAPGQVVQAFENAMFRAPIYEHKVADSDFLIIRTRHHYHIRNVPSVYTIGQCCPLYEVPGPNSKRANNFIRDFLQVFIYRLFYKSKDQPKRIRMDDIKKAFPSHSESSIRKRLKLCADFKRTGMDSNWWVLKSDFRLPTEEEMRAMVSPEECCGYYSMLAAEQRLKDAGYGEKSLFAPEEENDEESKMDDEVRTAPWNTTRAYIAAMKGKCLLSLTGVTDPTGCGEGFSYVKMPNKPQQKQDEDKQNTPQKKTVTGTDADLRRLNLKDAKQLLKKFGVPESEIKKLSRWEVIDVVRTMSTEQAKAGQETGTMSKFARGNRFSMAEHQERYKEECQRIFDLQNKVLSSNEVLSTDEGGSESDDSDFEEMGKNIENMLANKKTTSQMKLEQEEQERIKLHKMIMGEDIKDDKKKKDDDNMSVGSGASIGGRKLKITRTFRNENGKEYVRTEVVRKPSVIDTYVRIRQTKDPSFIKQFATLDEAQKEEMKKERRRIQEQLRRIKRNQEKDKERTVSGDPFPIEPIMIPKKKKKKDAPPLKLKCGACGQIGHMRTNKECPLYSKTAPILPSKPVAMTEEQEEEEELKATLNDNELINVEGTKIVLSKNLIEHAEDMRRKSLVLKFPKMSVKQQRKRQRAGTVVHCDYLKRPHKQSNRRRTDPQVTLSSVFESILNEMRDLPDIQPFLFPVSTKVVPDYYRLIKKPMDLQKIRENIRNRSYHSREQFIMDTNQIVENSKQYNGPKSALTRAAQHMMDLCLQRIAEKEDRLMRLEKAINPLLDDNDQVALSYILENIVANLKAVDGSWPFHNPVNKKMVKDYYDIIKRPMDLGTLLKNVKAHKYHDREQFLGDVELIYTNSIKYNGQESPFTASAKAMLHTCRELLQMHDEDMLPLEKNIKIAQETAMAAIETDSITTGTSFNFDDSILGGGDNESNDSFSMNKNMTIVEDPHSSVFPPREEDDLEQASGAIRREMRGHGMDGDYVDIEGLDESAEAMGQDDSELQDRSQDDSSLLAKDLQISPENSENGMSDEEYENEEYEYEAGQDESFPQDESAQQGFPEQQQYEGEPMQVQSVQYVPNEDSYDSYDPAAFFLQSTSLKLPENHGQVLQEEDSTGVAGPSTNLSNDLQMSESDGENEDGAEGGQGGNEGFDFNEFFES, encoded by the exons ATGGAGagtgacgatgatcatgatcatgaccatgaccatgatgacggtGAGCACAGTTTCGATGGTGACCGATCATTGGAACATCATCCTGAGCAAGAGACCAGTAAGGTGTCTGCACCGTTGACAGGTTTTCTGTTTGGTAACATCAACAAGAATTTTGAACTCGAGCCACAGGATTATCTGGATGAGGAAGCGCGAGGACACCTTGGTCAGCTGAGTTCACTTGGGGGTATAGCACCCATGGTCAAGGAAATAACTGAGGATGCAAAGACTGATGGTGATTCAGAAGATGCAGAGAGTCCTGCCAGTGAAG TTGCAGAAAAAGCTGACACAGCCATTGACTACTCAGACATCACTGAAGTAGCGGAGGACACCAGTGAGGACTACAGTCGGGCGATGCATTCTCTGAAGGCTCCACAATCAA ACGATcaagatgattatgatgatagtgatgacaaAGCAGCCATGCCTCCTCCAACGTGGCTCCCACCTGGAGGGAAATCTGATACCAAAtcagagaaaaaaattgatggCCAAGAGTTGGACAAGGACGGCAAGCCAATAGTCACGCCCCTCGGTGCAATGTTACCCCCTCAACTCAAAGGCTTAGACGTTCATAAGTTTTTCCCAGAGTTTAAGGAAGGAAAG GTGTTGAGGTTCTCCAAGCTGTTTCGACCAGCACATGTCCCCCACATGTGGAAACGTCGCGtaaagaagaaaaaggaagaACCAGACAAGAAGAAACCAGAGAAAAAAGACGAGAAGAAATTAGATGGTGTCGAAGTTAAAAAGGAACTGGCTGATTCAAGTGAAGGTCGGCTTGATCATGATAAACTTGACACAGAATCTGGTGTGGTGAAAATGGAGGTTGATGAGGAGGAGAAGAACAGTATAGCTGATGAAGACTTCTGGTTTGATCTGGACTGGGGACGGCCACCGAACCCTGAGGAGGTCGAGTCTGATGATGAG GATAAAATGATGCGAGTGAAAGAAGAGGAGCAAGCAGACCTCAAAACGGAGGAGGGTGAAGAAGAACATCCAGATCGTCCAAGGATTGCCGAATGGAGGTTCGGACCTGCTGCTCTCTGGTATAATATGGTAGGAATTGATGAAACAGGACATGGCTTTGATTATGGCTTCAAATTGAAAAGT GAAAACAATGAGCCAGAAGAGAATGCCCTTCCACCAGTGGACGTTCCTCCTCCAGACATACCAGATGAGGCATTTAACATGGTCTCCCAGGTGCAGTGGGAGGAGGACATCATCTGGAACGGCGAGGAGGTCCGACAGAAGGTGATGCAGTCGCAGAAGCAACGAGCTGCATCAGCTGGCTGGATCCCGAGTTCTAACGTCAGGACACAGACACAGTTTGCTCAACAGT CCAAACTCGGCCCCAATGTTATCTTTCCTAGTGGACAAATGAAGAACCCATTCCAGATGTATGGACAGAAGGGGCTACTGAAGCCACCTGGCCAGCAAG ATGATGGGATGCAGGAGAACGAAGATGGAACGTTTTACAGTATCTTCCCAATCGAGAATCATGATCTTATTTACGGGTCATGGGAGGAGGATATCATATGGGATGCAGAG AACATGGATACCATCCCAGAACCATCTGTTCTGACCCTAGACCCAAATGATGAGAACATAATCCTTGGCATACCGGAGGACAGGGACCCCTCGCAGCCGCAGGAAACCAGCCAGGTCaagaaggagaaggaagtgAGAAAATCCAAGATTCTTCTTGGGAAGGCTGGTATCATcaaagaggaggaggaggaagaagag GAGGAGCCAGAGGTACAAAACAAGGATCCATTCAACATGTCTAATGATGAGTATTATAATCCTAAACTTAGCCTGGAcaatgctctcaggacaaaccTTGGTGGTAGTTTGATACAG CATTCAATCCCTGCCCTTGAGCTTCGACAACCTTTCTTCCCAACTCATATGGGTCCAATGAAGTTGCGTACATTCCATCGGCCACCCCTCAAGAAATACTCCCATGGAGCTCTGGCAACAAGCAACCCACAGCCCGTCCTTCCACTGTTGAAGCAGATCAGAAGGAAAGCTAAG TTACGAGACCAGGAGCGTTCGGCGTCTGGCGGTGGGGAGATGTTTTTCATGCGGACTCCCCAGGACCTGACTGGCATGGACGGCGATCTCATCCTCGCTGAGTTCTCAGAGGAGTTCCCACCCCTCATCATGCAGGTTGGCATGGCAACCAAAATTAAAAATTACTACAAGAGG AAACCTGGAAAGGACCACAACCCACCCACGTTCAAATACGGCGAGCTTGCGTACGCTCACACTTCACCGTTCCTCGGCTCCCAGGCTCCTGGGCAGGTTGTACAGGCGTTTGAGAATGCCATGTTTAGAGCACCAATCTACGAACATAAAGTGGCTGATTCAGACTTCCTTATTATACGCACAAGGCACCA CTACCATATCCGCAACGTGCCATCGGTGTACACGATCGGTCAGTGCTGTCCGCTGTATGAGGTGCCTGGACCCAATTCCAAACGAGCCAATAATTTCATCAGAGACTTCCTACAG GTCTTTATATATCGGCTGTTCTACAAGAGCAAAGATCAACCCAAGAGGATCAGAATGGACGATATCAAAAAGGCTTTCCCGTCACATTCTGAGAGCAGCATCAGAAAGAGACTGAAACTCTGCGCTGATTTCAAAAGAACTG GTATGGACTCCAATTGGTGGGTTTTGAAGTCAGATTTCCGGCTGCCTACTGAAGAGGAAATGAGGGCAATGGTTTCACCTGAGGAGTGCTGCGGTTACTACTCAATGTTGGCAGCGGAGCAGCGCCTAAAAGATGCAGGCTATGGGGAGAAGTCACTGTTTGCTCCAGAAGAGGAAAATGATGAAGAATCAAAGATGGATGATGAGGTAC GGACGGCCCCGTGGAACACTACAAGAGCTTACATAGCGGCCATGAAGGGCAAGTGCTTGCTGTCCCTGACCGGTGTGACTGACCCAACGGGGTGTGGTGAGGGGTTTTCCTATGTCAAGATGCCAAATAAACCTCAGCAGAAACAG GATGAAGATAAACAAAATACACCTCAGAAGAAGACTGTGACCGGTACGGATGCTGATCTTAGACGACTGAATCTCAAGGATGCTAAGCAGCTGCTGAAGAAGTTTGGAGTGCCCGAGTCCGAG ATCAAGAAGCTGTCTCGTTGGGAAGTGATTGACGTTGTGAGGACGATGTCAACCGAGCAGGCGAAGGCCGGCCAGGAGACTGGAA CTATGAGTAAGTTTGCTCGAGGAAATCGATTCTCAATGGCCGAACACCAGGAACGTTACAAAGAAGAATGTCAGAGGATATTTGATCTACAAAATAA GGTGCTATCTTCGAATGAAGTGTTGTCAACCGATGAAGGGGGTTCAGAGAGTGACGATTCAGATTTTGAGGAGATGGGaaaaaatatcgaaaatatGCTCGCTAATAAGAAGACTACATCTCAG ATGAAACTTGAGCAGGAAGAACAGGAGAGAATCAAACTCCACAAGATGATCATGGGTGAGGATATCAAGGATGACAAGAAGAAAAAGGATGATGATAATATGTCTGTAGGGAGCGGAGCCAGTATT GGTGGTCGAAAACTGAAGATCACACGTACCTTCCGCAATGAGAATGGCAAGGAGTATGTGAGAACAGAGGTGGTGAGGAAGCCGTCAGTTATAGACACGTATGTCAGGATCAGGCAAACTAAAGATCCATCGTTCAT taaacaatttgCTACGCTTGATGAGGCGCAGAAGGAGGAGATGAAAAAAGAGAGAAGAAG AATCCAAGAGCAACTCCGACGTATCAAGCGTAACCAGGAAAAGGATAAAGAACGTACAGTCAGCGGTGACCCCTTCCCCATCGAGCCAATCATGATCcccaagaagaaaaagaagaaagatgCGCCACCTTTGAAA TTGAAGTGTGGAGCATGCGGTCAAATTGGACATATGAGGACAAACAAGGAGTGCCCCCTATATTCGAAGACTGCACCGATTCTGCCATCAAAACCGGTGGCCATGACGGAAGAacaggaagaagaagaggaattgAAGGCAACGCTTAACGATAACGAGCTGATCAATGTTGAGGGGACAAAGATTGTGTTGTCAAAGAACTTGATTGAGCA TGCTGAAGATATGAGGCGCAAGTCCCTTGTTCTCAAGTTCCCTAAAATGAGCGTCAAGCAGCAAAGGAAGAGACAGCGAGCTGGGACGGTCGTTCACTGTGATTACCTCAAG CGTCCACACAAGCAATCGAATCGGCGTAGGACAGATCCCCAGGTGACGTTATCCAGTGTGTTTGAGTCTATCCTGAACGAAATGAGGGACTTGCCTGACATCCAGCCATTCTTGTTCCCAGTCAGCACGAAGGTGGTGCCAGACTACTATCGGTTAATCAAGAAACCCATGGACCTGCAGAAGATCCGTGAGAATATCCGGAACCGGTCATACCACTCGCGTGAACAGTTCATCATGGACACAAATCAGATTGTTGAAAATAGTAAGCAGTATAACGGTCCAAAGAGTGCTCTGACCCGAGCTGCCCAGCACATGATGGATTTGTGTCTTCAGAGAATTGCAGAG AAAGAGGACCGTCTGATGCGATTAGAGAAAGCCATCAATCCACTTCTCGATGACAATGACCAGGTGGCTCTCTCGTATATCTTAGAGAACATCGTGGCTAATCTTAAGGCTGTCGACGGA TCCTGGCCATTCCATAATCCAGTCAATAAGAAGATGGTGAAAGATTACTACGACATCATCAAACGTCCGATGGATCTTGGGACACTCTTGAAG aatgTTAAGGCACACAAGTACCACGACCGAGAGCAGTTCCTAGGTGATGTTGAACTCATCTACACGAACAGCATCAAGTACAATGGCCAAGAGAGCCCGTTTACAGCCTCTGCCAAAGCCATGCTGCATACATGCAGAGAACTGTTACAAatg catGATGAAGACATGCTTCCGTTGGAGAAGAACATCAAGATTGCCCAGGAGACTGCCATGGCTGCTATTGAGACTGACAGCATCACTACCGGAACTTCATTCAATTTTGATGATAGTATTTTGG GTGGTGGTGACAATGAGAGCAATGATAGTTTCAGTATGAACAAGAATATGACGATTGTTGAGGATCCTCACAGCAGTGTGTTCCCACCGAGAGAAGAGGATGACCTTGAACAGGCCTCGGGTGCAATCAGAAGG GAGATGAGGGGTCATGGCATGGATGGTGATTACGTAGACATTGAGGGTCTTGACGAGTCGGCTGAGGCAATGGGACAAGATGACAGTGAACTACAG GATCGTAGCCAAGATGACAGTTCCTTGCTGGCCAAAGATTTACAAATATCACCAGAGAATAGTGAGAACGGCATGTCTG AtgaagaatatgaaaatgaagaaTACGAATATGAAGCGGGTCAAGATGAAAGTTTCCCACAGGATGAGAGTGCTCAGCAAGGCTTCCCAGAACAACAGCAATACGAAGGCGAACCAATGCAGGTCCAGTCCGTTCAATATGTGCCAAATGAGGACTCCTACGATAGCTACGACCCGGCTGCTTTCTTTCTGCAGAGCACGTCACTCAAATTACCGGAGAACCACGGGCAAGTACTGCAGGAGGAGGATAGCACAGGTGTGGCTGGCCCGAGTACGAATCTTTCAAACGACCTCCAAATGTCTGAAAGTGATGGAGAAAACGAGGACGGAGCTGAGGGAGGGCAGGGGGGCAACGAAGGATTTGACTTTAATGAATTTTTCGAATCATGA